The Paenibacillus antri nucleotide sequence TGTCGGACCTGATCGGCGCGTTGGAGTCCGATCATCTCGGCCAGAAGATTGTCTTGTACGTCTGGAACGAGACGATGTACAGCAATCAGTTCGTCCGTAACGCGGACGAACTGTCAGTCGGGCTCCAGGATATGATTCTCGGTTCCGCCATGGAGAAGCCGGTCATCCGGCTCGTCGACGTCGGCAGCGGGGGATACGACCTTCATCTGTATGCGACGATCAAAGACTTGCAAAACGTGCTCGCCATCATCGAAATCCGCATGGAGTTTGAGGAATGGACGCAGCCGTTCCGGGGCGCGCTGCCCGAAAACAGCTTCCTGGCCATCGTTGCCGAAGACGGTACGCCGATTCCGATCGCGGTCAACGAGGTCGACGAACGCGGCATGGAAGACGCCTTTCGGGAGCATGCCGGCGGCGACAAAACCGGCCGCTATTGGTCCGTCGAATCGGTCGTGCCCGTATGGGAACGTCCCGTCGTGCTGTTCGTCGATCCGGCGCCGTTAATCGGGCAGCTGCGCGGGTACATGGTGCTTGCCGCCGTGCTGGTCGCGGTTGTCATCGGGGTCGTGTATTTTACGATCAAAAGCGTGTCGAACGCGTTGACGAAACGGTTGTATCTGCTTGTCAAAAACATTACGTCCCGCGCCGATCTCGGCAGCTCCGGCATCGATACGGCGCCCGCGACGGCGGCTTACGACGAATTCGACGTCATCGACAAACGGTTCGCGGACTTGGTAGAGCGCATCCACGACCATTACCGGACAATCAAAGATTTTGAGCTGGAAAAACAAAAGCTGCGGGCGAAAATTTTGCAAGTCAACATCAACCCGCATTTCCTGTACAACACGCTGTCGGCGATCAAATGGACGTTCCCCGACGACCGGCTGACGTCGCTGATCGACGAGATGGTCGATTATTACCGCATTTTTCTGAACAAGGGACAGTCGCTCCAGTCGATCCGGCTGGAGACCCAAATGTTGAAATCATATCTCGACATCCAGAAATTCGCATACGGGCTCGATTTCGCGTATGCGATCGATGTCGACGACGATGCGATGGACGCGCTCATTTTGAAAAATCTATTGCAGCCGATTGTGGAAAACGCATTCCTGCACGGCATCAACGGCATGGAGAGCGGCGGGTTGATCGAAATTCGTGTCGGGCGGTACGGCGAACGGCTGGCCATTGCGATCCGCGACAACGGCGCCGGCATGCCGCAAGAGCTGCTCGTCTCGCTCCTGCGCGGCCCGGTGCATACCGGCGCAAAGCCGTTCGGCGGATACGGCTTCTACAATGTGCGCATGTGCCTCGAGGTGTTCTATGGTAGCGATGGCGACATTCGCGTGGAAAGCGCGCCCGGCGCGGGCACGACCGTGCGGCTCGACCTGCCCGCGCTTTCGGACAAGGGAAATCAACCATGATGGACGACGTCAAAACATTACACGCGAATTGACCAAAAACGCACACGGGATTCCCAAGGCGTTCTCTTTATAATGGGGACTATGATGATGAGAGGAGTGCAATATGATGGCAATCCACCATAGGTTCGGACGGCTGATCGCGCTGGCGCTCGCCGTAGCGCTCGTCGCCGCGGCGTTACCGCCGCCTGCCGCACACGGGAGCGGCACGACGTATTACGTCGATCCGGCGACCGGGCAGGACGGGAACAACGGAACGTCGCCGTCCGCCGCCTGGCGTACGCTCGGCAAGGTGAACAGTTGGACGTTCCAGCCCGGCGACACGATTTTGTTGAAAGCGGATTCAGTGTTTATGGATCAGTATCTCGATTTCTCCGAATCGGGCGCGCCCGGGGCGCCGATCCGCGTCGGCATGTACGGCACGGGACGCAAGCCGGTCATCCATTTCGGCAATACGCGGGTGGATGGCAACGGCTTCGGCGTCCGGCTGAAAAACGTGTCGTATTTCGAGGTAAGCGACCTGGAAATTACGAGCGGCGTCCATCCGGGCGGGAACAGCAGCGCGGCGGACATTCGGCGGCACGGCGTGTTCGTCGTCGGCGAAGGCGCCGGGGCGGGACATTTTCAACATATTTATGTGAAAAATCTGTATATCCATCACATTTACGGCACCGACCGCCGGACGGGCGGCATCAACTTCCATGCGAAAGGGACATCGTCGGACCCGGAAAGCACGTGGAACCATATCCGGATCGAAAACAACGTCGTCATCGACGTCGCCGACACCGGCATCCAACTGATGACCGACGCACTGACGGATCAGGCTTCGGGTTGGCAGCACGAGTTCGATGCGTTCACCGACGTGGTCATCCGCAACAATTACATCGAGCGCATCCACCGCGACGGCATTCTGACGCGCGCCAGTGATCGGCCGCTCGTCGAATACAACACGACGAACAAAATCGGCAAGGCGACGACGGTGAACCCGGCGGAAGTGTCCTATCTCGACGATATTCACGTCGTTGCCGCGCAATGGGCGTATTCGACGCGGGAAGCCGTGTTCCAGTTCAACGAAGCGTTCGACA carries:
- a CDS encoding sensor histidine kinase — translated: MRGGIRLFGRPGGLSYRHKLTAVMMLAILVPLAVGSLWVSWQFQQQTTRDWLQDYGAELDIASETVGDMLLSTVQKSLFLGNNLSVGRFIRSDYREDLAAYLTNLKYMSDLIGALESDHLGQKIVLYVWNETMYSNQFVRNADELSVGLQDMILGSAMEKPVIRLVDVGSGGYDLHLYATIKDLQNVLAIIEIRMEFEEWTQPFRGALPENSFLAIVAEDGTPIPIAVNEVDERGMEDAFREHAGGDKTGRYWSVESVVPVWERPVVLFVDPAPLIGQLRGYMVLAAVLVAVVIGVVYFTIKSVSNALTKRLYLLVKNITSRADLGSSGIDTAPATAAYDEFDVIDKRFADLVERIHDHYRTIKDFELEKQKLRAKILQVNINPHFLYNTLSAIKWTFPDDRLTSLIDEMVDYYRIFLNKGQSLQSIRLETQMLKSYLDIQKFAYGLDFAYAIDVDDDAMDALILKNLLQPIVENAFLHGINGMESGGLIEIRVGRYGERLAIAIRDNGAGMPQELLVSLLRGPVHTGAKPFGGYGFYNVRMCLEVFYGSDGDIRVESAPGAGTTVRLDLPALSDKGNQP